From Actinomycetota bacterium, one genomic window encodes:
- the ispE gene encoding 4-(cytidine 5'-diphospho)-2-C-methyl-D-erythritol kinase: MRGGLSLKAPAKINLYLEVGQLRPDGYHLVRTVMQAVALCDLVKVEVQDGGVGVELLVEGDAPPGEENLCHRAATAFLEAARLEWGVNIRLRKRIPVAAGLGGGSSDAAAVLRGLNHLAGDILPREELMGLAASLGSDVPFFLVGGTALGEGRGERIIPQVQAPPLPVVLVNPGKQLSAADVYRRFDLVGGDRPPRRGPYPLLEYLARGEMGRLPDLLYNSLQRAACELEPSLERLLALAREAGAAGALVSGSGPTVFLLASGEEEASRLEKRMGEAAPWVCTASFCPHGAALAEEEAEGEGRPGC, encoded by the coding sequence TTGCGCGGCGGGTTAAGTCTCAAGGCGCCGGCCAAGATAAACCTTTACCTGGAAGTGGGCCAGCTACGGCCCGACGGGTACCACCTCGTGCGCACCGTCATGCAGGCTGTCGCCCTGTGCGACCTGGTCAAGGTGGAGGTCCAGGACGGCGGGGTGGGCGTGGAGCTCTTGGTCGAGGGGGACGCCCCCCCGGGGGAGGAGAACCTGTGTCACCGCGCCGCCACGGCCTTCCTGGAGGCGGCGCGGCTGGAGTGGGGGGTGAACATCCGGCTCCGCAAGCGCATACCCGTGGCTGCAGGCCTGGGAGGGGGGAGCTCGGACGCCGCCGCCGTGCTGCGGGGCCTGAACCACCTGGCAGGAGATATCCTGCCGCGGGAGGAGTTGATGGGGCTCGCCGCCTCGCTGGGCAGCGACGTGCCCTTTTTCCTGGTGGGGGGAACCGCCCTGGGCGAGGGAAGGGGGGAGAGGATAATCCCGCAGGTGCAGGCGCCGCCCCTGCCCGTTGTTCTGGTAAATCCTGGCAAGCAGCTTTCCGCCGCCGACGTGTACCGCCGCTTCGACCTGGTGGGCGGGGACAGGCCCCCGCGCAGGGGGCCTTATCCACTGCTGGAATACCTGGCGAGGGGCGAGATGGGACGCCTTCCCGACCTCCTTTACAATTCCCTGCAGAGAGCCGCGTGCGAGCTGGAGCCCTCGCTCGAGCGCCTTCTCGCGCTGGCGCGGGAAGCGGGAGCTGCGGGTGCCCTGGTGAGCGGAAGCGGCCCCACCGTCTTCCTGCTGGCGAGCGGGGAGGAGGAAGCGAGCCGCCTGGAGAAGAGGATGGGGGAGGCGGCTCCCTGGGTGTGCACGGCGTCCTTCTGCCCGCACGGAGCGGCGCTCGCGGAGGAAGAGGCGGAAGGCGAGGGGCGGCCGGGATGCTGA